The Daucus carota subsp. sativus chromosome 7, DH1 v3.0, whole genome shotgun sequence genome window below encodes:
- the LOC108196058 gene encoding respiratory burst oxidase homolog protein C, producing the protein MDGKKSTRFNVPGDTVSGTPSNHVEYDHGEVTRDVVDSVAVYTANAEDRKLKVSFGSSGVRIASMKNRQVSQEMKRLTSVRERPQKQSSRSKSGAVHALTGLKFISKSDGGFDWKKVEKMFDELTAATNGFLPRALFWECIGMHKESKEFAGALFDALARRRNIMIDSIDKEELKEFWEQISDQSFDSRLQIFFDMVDKDANGRISKDEVKEIISVSACANKLSSIQNGADDYATIIMEELDHDNLGYIMIEDMEMLLLQDAAEPIRGSDSKALSKMRSQKLKTKKKDVVISRAYKDTKYFVHDNWQRVWVLAVWLGIMAGLFAYKYVEYKNRAAYQVMGVCVCLAKGAAETLKFNMALILLPVCRKTITWLRNKTRLGVAVPFDDNIIFHQIITVGIAIGVGIHGLAHMTCDFPRLLHADKQKYRLMEPFFGKDQPPNYWWFVKGVEGVTGISMVVLMTIAFTLASPWLRLRKVPRGNSLKYKKKEKQSLEKILDKLTGFNAFWYSHHLFIIVYVLLIVHGVKLYLTHEWYKKTTWMYLAVPIILYACERLTRAYRSSTENVSIKKVVVYPENLLALQVFKPEGFKYKSGQYMFVKCAAISPFEWHPFSITSAPDDDYLSVHIRSLGDWTAEIREVFSKVCQSSPTRKSEVLRAEFNQGDKINSSVKVSIDGPYGAPAQDYKSYEVVLLIGLGIGATPMISIVKDIVNNIKAKEEEDNNSSPLTKESPGHSSASEFKTRKAYFYWISPSQGSFDWFKGVINEVTDVDKNGVVEMHIHCTSVYEEGNVQSAVIAMLQSIYYEKRGIDVVTGTHVKSHFAKPDWQKVYQGIADKHTNSRVGVFYCGPPPAAVKLKKLAADFSRTSTEFEFHKENF; encoded by the exons ATGGATGGCAAGAAGAGCACCAGATTTAATGTTCCAGGTGACACAGTCTCTGGTACTCCCAGTAATCATGTGGAATATGATCACGGGGAAGTCACACGCGATGTTGTGGACTCAGTGGCTGTTTACACAGCTAATGCAGAAGACAGAAAGTTGAAGGTTAGTTTTGGTTCCTCAGGGGTAAGAATTGCTTCGATGAAGAATAGGCAGGTGTCTCAGGAGATGAAGCGGTTGACTTCTGTGAGGGAGAGGCCACAGAAGCAATCTAGTCGGTCTAAATCAGGTGCAGTTCATGCCTTGACGGGGCTTAAGTTTATAAGCAAGAGTGATGGTGGCTTTGATTGGAAGAAAGTGGAGAAGATGTTTGATGAACTCACTGCTGCCACCAATGGATTTCTTCCTCGTGCACTCTTTTGGGAATGCATAG GGATGCACAAGGAGTCTAAAGAGTTTGCAGGCGCGCTTTTTGATGCTCTCGCCAGGAGGAGGAACATAATGATCGACTCAATTGACAAAGAAGAGTTGAAGGAGTTCTGGGAACAGATTTCTGATCAGAGTTTTGATTCTAGGCTTCAAATTTTCTTTGACAT GGTTGACAAAGATGCAAATGGTAGAATCTCCAAGGATGAAGTAAAAGAG ATTATTAGTGTTAGTGCTTGTGCTAACAAGCTGTCGAGTATCCAAAACGGAGCAGATGACTATGCAACCATTATCATGGAAGAGCTGGACCATGACAATCTTGGATATATCATG ATTGAAGATATGGAGATGCTTCTGTTGCAAGATGCAGCAGAGCCTATAAGAGGTTCTGATAGCAAGGCTTTAAGCAAAATGCGGAGCCAGAagcttaaaactaaaaaaaaggaTGTCGTAATTTCAAGAGCGTATAAAGACACTAAGTACTTTGTACATGATAACTGGCAAAGAGTTTGGGTTTTGGCAGTATGGCTTGGGATCATGGCTGGTTTATTCGCTTACAAGTACGTGGAATACAAAAACAGAGCTGCCTATCAAGTTATGGGAGTTTGCGTTTGTTTAGCAAAGGGTGCAGCCGAGACACTTAAGTTTAACATGGCACTGATTCTGTTACCAGTCTGCCGAAAAACTATCACCTGGCTTAGGAATAAAACTAGATTAGGAGTAGCTGTTCCCTTTGATGACAACATCATATTTCACCAA ATCATAACAGTGGGGATTGCAATTGGGGTAGGGATTCATGGATTGGCCCATATGACTTGTGACTTTCCTCGTCTCCTTCATGCTGACAAGCAGAAGTACAGACTAATGGAGCCTTTCTTTGGGAAAGATCAGCCTCCAAACTACTGGTGGTTTGTTAAGGGAGTAGAAGGTGTGACTGGAATAAGTATGGTAGTATTGATGACAATAGCATTTACGCTTGCTAGCCCGTGGTTGAGGCTCCGCAAAGTCCCAAGAGGAAATTCacttaaatataagaaaaaggaGAAACAGAGTCTTGAGAAGATATTAGACAAGCTTACAGGATTCAATGCCTTCTGGTACTCACATCACCTCTTTATCATTGTCTATGTGTTGCTCATTGTTCACGGTGTCAAGCTTTACCTAACACATGAGTGGTACAAGAAAACG ACCTGGATGTATCTGGCAGTTCCAATCATACTGTACGCCTGTGAGAGATTGACAAGAGCCTATAGATCGAGCACAGAAAATGTTAGCATAAAAAAG GTGGTGGTTTATCCCGAAAATCTTTTAGCACTTCAAGTGTTTAAGCCTGAGGGATTCAAATACAAGAGTGGGCAATACATGTTTGTCAAATGTGCTGCTATCTCACCCTTTGAATG GCATCCTTTTTCTATCACTTCTGCCCCTGATGATGATTATCTAAGTGTTCATATTCGAAGTCTTGGTGATTGGACTGCAGAAATCAGAGAGGTCTTCTCGAAG GTCTGTCAGTCATCACCCACCCGGAAAAGTGAAGTTCTGAGAGCCGAATTTAACCAAGGAGACAAAATTAACTCCAG TGTCAAGGTATCGATTGATGGTCCATACGGAGCACCTGCACAAGACTATAAAAGCTATGAAGTAGTATTACTGATAGGGCTAGGCATAGGGGCAACACCCATGATCAGTATTGTGAAGGACATCGTAAACAATATCAAGGCGAAGGAGGAGGAAGATAATAATTCCAGCCCATTAACGAAAGAATCACCAGGGCATTCAAGTGCAAGTGAGTTTAAAACAAGAAAAGCATATTTCTATTGGATTTCACCTTCCCAAGGCTCTTTTGATTGGTTTAAAGGGGTGATTAATGAGGTCACTGACGTAGACAagaatggtgtcgtagaaatgCATATTCACTGCACTAGTGTTTATGAAGAAGGCAATGTGCAGTCTGCTGTAATCGCTATGCTTCAGTCCATTTACTATGAAAAGCGTGGGATCGATGTTGTCACGGGTACTCATGTCAAGTCTCACTTCGCCAAGCCTGATTGGCAGAAGGTCTACCAGGGCATTGCTGACAAACACACAAATAGCCGAGTTG GAGTGTTTTATTGCGGACCTCCACCAGCTGCCGTGAAGTTGAAAAAGCTAGCTGCTGATTTTTCACGCACCTCGACAGAGTTTGAATTTCACAAAGAGAATTTCTAA